The genomic segment GTAGCGTAGAGACagttgtcttttgtttgaaatgGGCTTTTCCCTTTTACTGACCCGTCTTTCCTGCTAAGAACAATGACAGGGATTCACCTTGTCTTCCTCTTCAAGACTGTTTTCCAAAGTGTGGACTCTTCAATGGATGACTGCCTCACTGAAAGACTTCATTAGAAAGAGAATTACACTGACTGTTCTTAACCTTACTGAGTATGAAACCAGTTATCTATGTAACTGCAGTACTATTGTGAGTTAGTGTAAATAGAATGGTCACAAGTCCACTGAAACATTATTGTCCTATTATAAAAGTGTGTATTGCTAATAGTACTTTCTCTACTTCTGAAACTGATGGTGACTGTCTGTTGTCAGGCCTATCACACACCCCACGCTCCGACAAATCCGagatcgccttcaacttgaatgATGTGGAGACCTACTTGGCTTACACCAAGGCCATGCGAGAGTTCCTGGTTATGTACGATGACGACAAACAGCGGGACCAGATGAAATACGAGGATTGTGGAGGTACAGGAAGTGTTCCATTCCGCTCTACCCCCTCCCCCTAGCTCCTAGTCCTACCCCCTGCCATGACGCAGACCTAAGAGGTGCTCAGTGTGGTGGAAGCTCTACTTAGATGGAGGTGGTACCATCATCTTCTAGCCTTTTGCTTATTGAATCCTTTCTGACGTTCTAACATTAGGTGAAATAGGAACTAAGTGGCCAGGACATGGAATGGAATTGTGTATTGGCTTCTTCAGAGAGGTGtatttaaaaatattttaaaaaattagTTGAAGCGAGCAGCTGTGGCTTCCTGTGCTCAGTgatttctcctcctcctgcctTCAGAGCAACCGGAGGACTATAAGAACCGTGGCGACCTGGAGAGTGATGTGGGGATCAGGAAGGCCTGTCGCTTCCAGAGGAGCTGGCTTGGGCCTTGCTCCGGCATGGAAGACAGAGACTTTGGCTTCAAGGAAGGAAAACCCTGCCTGATCGTCAAGCTGAACAGGATCGTCAACTTCAGGCCAAGGGTAAATATCCTCAGGACATAGCTTTCAGGCCTTATCAACCAGGACATATGAAAAGTTGACCTCTTGTACAAACTGGTCACTTTGATATTTCCAGTGGCCCCTGGTTGTTAGTTTATGCATAGTAGTACATTATTGAATACAAAATCTACATAAACTTTCTTAGGTAAAAGTGTTACTGTTTTTAGCAGATTGTTTTGCCTCCTCACTCACTGTGTACCTGTCCTCCATTCTTTCAGCCCCCCAGCTCCAATGAAAGCATCCCTGAGGGAGCGCAGACCAAGGTCCAGCCCAACGTCATGCCCATCTTCTGCACCAACAAGGTACAGTACGCCAGACATAGAACCACATCGAATCACAATTGATCATTCCAATGTCGGTTAACAGTAGTCAGTAGAGCAACATTGAAGCCTAAGGGAATGTTGACTTGAATGTGAATGTTCATTCTAGCAATTCTAGAATTGCTTTCGAGGAATAGTCCCCATTCCGTCACGAAACCAGCTATTGTAAATGTGTTTCTGGGTGAAGGTCAGATGTCAGAATGACCAAAATAGCACCGTCTTTCTCCTTTTGACTCTGTCACCCAATCTCTttgcagagagaggaggacgcCGGTAAGATCGGGGAGGTGAAGTACTACGGCATTGGTGAAGGTTTCCCCCTCCAGTATTACCCCTACTACGGCAAGCTGCTTCACCCCCAGTACCTGCAGCCCCTAGTGGCCCTCCAGTTCGTCAACCTCACCATGAACACCGAGCTGCGCATCGAGTGCAGAGCCTACGGAGAGAACATTGGCTACAGCGAGAAGGACAAGTTCCAAGGAAAATTTGACGTTAAATTCACTGTCACCAACTTATGACCACAGTTAGGTTCATAGCACTTTCTCTCcagccccctctccctccccaaccATTTCTCAAAAGTAACAaaataatttaggaaagggaGTTGGGGTGGAAATACGAAGTGAAGTTAAAAAATCACAACTAGTCTTGAACAAAACTCATAACATACGGGACGACACTTCATCTGTCTGCTTTACACTGGCTTCTCTGCTTCTGTCTAGGGTTAGAATGTAAGTCGCAGGAGGAGTAGCAATAGCATAAAGTATTTATTCTACTGTAAATGAAGAATATTCCTTGAGCCATGGGGACATGTTTCATTTATGACTGTAAATTGTAATTCCACTACTGATGTGTAGCGAGCAGTGTTTTGTCCCCCCTCCGTATTGCTGCCTTGTGTGGTTTCTATACATATTTTTGGAGTGTACAGTGCAGTAGTCGCATACATTGGTCCTTTCCAAGCCATGTTGTAACCTGTTTACTTATGTGAGCAAGCTTTAGCAGTCCAAGATGTGTATATACTATATATGAATACTTAATCATTTAAAAATATTGACACGGTACTCTGATCTCCTCTGACCCGTGTGAGGAAAAAGGCTGCACTCCAGGGAACTAGGCCTACTCTTTCCTTATTTTTGCCTttgtctgattgattgattgtgagAATTTTTACATCGCTTTTCTTTTAGAATCACTTAATGTGGGATAAGGGTTTTATTACGctattgtttcaggcttttacttcCTTTCGTTCTGTTTGATTCACTCTTAATGTCGAGTTGTGTCTGGGTTGTTGGGCTACTTTTGCCTTTTGTACGGCAGCGGTGCTAACTCTGCTTTTTAAAGATGATTGTTTTGCTCAATTACGTCACGTCATCTCACAACGTGGTGTGACTTTCTGATGAATGTTTTAGCCATTTTACATGGTGGAAGGAGTTTTATATTTATGCGGTTGTActtttttaatttaaatttttCTGCAGAAAAGTGTAATGTATAAATACAATACCAAAGTCACTGGTCCAAGTTGAGAATCTTATCAGAAGCAGTGCTGTACCCCATGTTTTTAGGATTTCTTGTCGATGTTAAGTGCTAAACGTCAATGTCTAACATCTGTCCCGTTATCAGGAGTTCTCATCCGCTCTTGTCATTTATTTAATCCCAGTAAGAAAAAAACCTGAAATAAAATGATGAAAACACAACTTTCTTTATTCCAGTTTCTCTCAAACAAGACCAATACCCCGCTGTAAGGACACACCGCACTAGTCTAAAGTGGAGTTCTCTCCTTATCTCATTTCCTTTCAATATGCACTGATCTGAAAGAACAGGACAGGTAAAAGGACAAACCCCTAGCTATAACCTCTGCTTTATTGCTGTGACCTTCCCTGTCATTTCAGATCAGTGAGGATGGAAATGGAATCATATCAGACCGTTGTATTCCTACCCTAGTCTGGGACTGTTCAGTGAAACAgtctggtagtatctagtgttcagAGAATAGTGAGGATTGGCAAGGAAaaggtttgtttgtttatgtatttTGAACCCTGCAAAAACACTTGTTAGATTTGAAATGCCCTTAAAAGGAGACCATCTTCTGACCATCTTCATCCAAATGGACTCCTTATCAACTCTAACCAGATGCTAACAGATCTGGGAGGAATAAGTGCTGCCAAACCAGGTCCCCTTGGTGCATCTGCACTTCCTCTGTTTTCCTATCGCTAATGACTGTCAAGGTCAACTCGGTGCATTTCAAAAGATTTGATTTgacctgttttttttgttgcaacaACGTGACACAATAGAGAAACCGCTTGTCAAATGATTCTTTTTTTGTTACATTGTCGGCTTGGAAAAGACTACAAACCACCTAGAAATCAAGGATGTTACAGAGAGCTGTCAATGCTAAGTAAGGAATATGTTTTTTTTCTGCTACTCTCCTCAGTTGCCATGGTTACCACAGCTCATCTCCTGAGAGACTGCCATGGTTATTGCAGCTCCTCTCCTGAGAGACTACTGCCATGGTTACCACAGCTCAGCTAGCCTCCAGGCTTATGACACATCACCTGGGTGACTGACTAAAACCATGCTgctcattctttaaaaaaaaaaaaagttgtatttacctaggcaagtcaattaagaacaaattattatttacaatgacagcctaccccagccaaacaacGCTGGGCTAATTGGCTTCCAATCACGGTGAAAaggcctggaattgaaccagggtctgtagtgacactgtagtgacactgagatgcagtgccttagaccgctgcgccactcgggagcccatgtgGAAAGGactagcccttgatcatgactctcaggtCCATTTCTTTACACATAAGAGTCATTGGACAAAGGCGTCTTCTGTATTGGGGAGTTTTAAGAGCCCCAACActcggtctgaacattaacactCATCAGGACCTcatctttcatatcagcaagaaatcattttataaaaacaAAAAGGTAAATTGAtaaacacctttatagggttAGGATTAGTGTTACAGCACGTGTTTACTAAAGAAATGACGGAAGACAGAGGGACCACCTGTGCTAATGAGCTATCTAGCATGcgccgaacacctgtgtgtattGGAAGAAGTCCTCCAGAAACGTGTTGTCACTGAGAAATACCGTCGACTGCAACTGTGATAAAGCCTGTTAAAACAGTgtacagcacaggaggttggtggctccttaattggggagaacgggcttgtggtaatggctgaagttgaatggtatcaaatatacCAAACtaatggtttccaggtgtttgatgccattccattcgcgtCGTTccatccattattatgagccaacctcccctcagcagcctcctgtgatgtgCAGTAAttctatattttgtatttgtgAAATTAGTAAGTAAATGACTTAATGTTTCTAGAACCGATCGCTATTAATAATCCATTCACATTTAaatggagtatttggctgttttgagCCAGTCTACCTCAGAAGATAACAGAAGGTCCTTGGACCGGAAGTAAGAACTCTTTAAGAGTTAATCTTGGACTACAGAAAGGCTAGCTTTGAACTGAGGGCTCTATTCAATATGGAAAGCTGAAGCGTTATTGATTCAGCTATAGAAACgtgaaggtaatttccgattgagccgacgtGCAGCGTTTCCCGCGAATTCAGTCtctgcctttaaatttcaatcacgctatAAAGATGAACTTTGGGGATTGAATAGGGCCCTGATACAGTTTGGCTCTGGTTCTAGTTTTATCAGAAGGGATGTAGCTTGTCTTAAATAAACATTGAGGTTGTTGTGAGCAATCTTCAAGTCAAGTACAACACAGTAATCTGAGGGATGACAGCCATATTGAGTAGCTGAAGTGTTTCCTTCCTCAGGCCTACCTGCCTTGTTTGTCAGTTACTCCACCACCGCTGGTTCCTCCTCTTGGAGTCTGTCTCTAACACACGCAGCAGCTGAAACTTCATCCCAGCAACTCTATTTGGGTTTTCCATCAGAAAGGCTTTTATAAATGGGAGCCCTGTGTGTTTGCCACCGGGACCTCAAATGAGGAGGAGTGGAGTGACGGTGCATTTTCCAACCGTCTCAGTAGTGCTGTGACAGGGCCAGGGTGAGGGTGTCCAGGCAGCGTagactgactggtggactgactGCCTGTTTGCATCTGAAATcgtaccctatt from the Salmo salar chromosome ssa17, Ssal_v3.1, whole genome shotgun sequence genome contains:
- the LOC106575754 gene encoding sodium/potassium-transporting ATPase subunit beta-233 encodes the protein MSSNKDDGGWKKFVWDSDKGEFCGRTGGSWFKILGFYLIFYAFLAGVFIGTIQALLLTLSNYKPTWQDRVAPPGLSHTPRSDKSEIAFNLNDVETYLAYTKAMREFLVMYDDDKQRDQMKYEDCGEQPEDYKNRGDLESDVGIRKACRFQRSWLGPCSGMEDRDFGFKEGKPCLIVKLNRIVNFRPRPPSSNESIPEGAQTKVQPNVMPIFCTNKREEDAGKIGEVKYYGIGEGFPLQYYPYYGKLLHPQYLQPLVALQFVNLTMNTELRIECRAYGENIGYSEKDKFQGKFDVKFTVTNL